Proteins co-encoded in one Symmachiella macrocystis genomic window:
- a CDS encoding TauD/TfdA family dioxygenase, producing the protein MNSKRSVQSEDLPGPFSIPAAWRGAELLQRDDWLIELTADYLGEIEAALSCAEASGRPVEQGTIAEFPLPELGQLLSGVQDQLEHGAGGCMIRGLPVKKFSEEQLRRIFWGIALHLGTPVSQSAAGERIFSVRDEGFQVGQPQARGPNTKKRLSFHTDRCDVIGFLCLQPAAQGGDNQLVSSATLYNVIREKRPDLARVLMQPFYYARHNVDQGNELPYCRQPIFAYHEGYFAAAYLRVLIDRAYALPERPDMTNEQREALAFLEETAADPQLHITFRQQAGDLLFLNNWVTFHRRDEFQDAEELELRRHLLRIWLAVPNSRPLDPLFEANYGATAAGAIRGGMKPKG; encoded by the coding sequence ATGAACAGCAAACGCAGTGTGCAGTCCGAGGACTTGCCGGGACCATTCTCCATTCCGGCCGCTTGGCGCGGTGCCGAACTCTTGCAGCGCGACGATTGGCTGATCGAATTGACTGCCGACTATTTGGGTGAAATCGAAGCGGCACTCAGCTGCGCGGAAGCGAGCGGACGTCCCGTCGAACAGGGAACGATCGCAGAATTTCCACTGCCCGAGTTGGGACAACTCTTGTCGGGTGTCCAAGATCAACTCGAGCATGGGGCGGGCGGGTGCATGATCCGTGGCTTACCGGTTAAGAAATTCAGCGAAGAACAACTCCGGCGAATCTTCTGGGGCATCGCCTTGCATCTGGGGACACCGGTCTCGCAGAGTGCCGCGGGAGAACGGATTTTCAGCGTTCGCGATGAAGGTTTTCAAGTCGGCCAACCGCAGGCCCGCGGACCGAACACCAAAAAGCGGCTCAGCTTCCACACCGATCGCTGCGATGTCATCGGATTCCTCTGCCTGCAACCAGCTGCACAGGGGGGCGACAATCAATTGGTCAGCTCAGCGACGTTATACAACGTAATCCGCGAGAAACGGCCCGACTTGGCACGGGTGTTGATGCAGCCCTTTTACTACGCGCGGCACAATGTCGATCAGGGCAATGAACTCCCCTATTGCCGGCAACCAATCTTCGCCTACCACGAGGGATATTTCGCCGCCGCCTATTTGCGCGTATTGATCGACCGCGCCTATGCGCTGCCCGAACGACCCGACATGACCAACGAACAACGCGAAGCACTGGCCTTTTTAGAGGAGACAGCTGCCGACCCGCAATTGCACATCACGTTCCGGCAGCAAGCGGGTGACCTGTTGTTCTTAAACAATTGGGTCACATTTCATCGCCGCGACGAATTCCAGGACGCAGAAGAACTGGAATTACGCCGGCACCTATTAAGAATCTGGCTCGCCGTCCCCAACAGCCGCCCCCTCGACCCCCTCTTCGAAGCCAACTACGGCGCCACCGCCGCCGGGGCTATCCGTGGCGGGATGAAACCCAAGGGGTGA
- a CDS encoding calcium-binding protein, producing the protein MRLLRNKTERKLPKKQTKASLGFENLEDRRLMAGSIDLEGGILKIEGTSNEDTVYVQNYGRSYVKVTLQHQVGFEDSETHTRYFRTSQVNSIQFQGGEGNDYFRNFTNISSHADGGNGDDFLVGGSNSDTLVGGWGNDIINSQGGNDALYGSQGHDTLYAGGGDDTLYGGSGQDWLYGRSGNDTIYGGRDKDYLFGDSGNDYMRGQDGNDKVWGGGGDDSMYGDAGDDFIAGQWGNDYLIGGTGYDTLSGGDGIDVLSGGDQADRLYGGNDTDYLLGGNGNDSLYGEAGNDYLFGEAGNDNLYGGSGVDYFNGGNGFDRARDWFWGESFNTTTEWQF; encoded by the coding sequence ATGAGATTACTAAGGAACAAGACAGAACGAAAACTGCCGAAAAAGCAAACCAAGGCCAGCCTGGGCTTTGAAAACCTGGAAGACCGCCGCTTGATGGCCGGCTCGATCGACCTTGAGGGTGGCATTCTGAAAATCGAAGGCACGAGCAACGAGGATACTGTGTATGTTCAAAATTACGGGCGTAGTTATGTGAAGGTCACGTTGCAACACCAAGTTGGTTTTGAAGATTCAGAGACACACACCCGCTATTTCCGGACATCCCAAGTGAATAGCATTCAATTCCAGGGAGGTGAGGGCAACGACTACTTCCGCAATTTCACGAATATCAGTTCGCACGCCGACGGGGGAAATGGAGACGATTTCCTGGTCGGTGGATCGAATAGTGATACACTCGTCGGTGGCTGGGGCAATGATATCATCAACAGCCAAGGTGGCAACGACGCCCTCTACGGATCACAAGGTCACGACACCCTATACGCAGGGGGTGGAGACGACACCTTATATGGCGGTTCCGGACAAGACTGGCTGTATGGCAGGTCCGGGAACGATACGATCTACGGTGGCCGGGACAAAGATTACCTCTTCGGCGATTCCGGAAACGACTACATGCGTGGGCAAGATGGAAACGACAAAGTCTGGGGTGGTGGGGGCGACGATTCTATGTACGGAGATGCCGGTGATGACTTTATTGCTGGCCAATGGGGTAACGATTACCTGATCGGTGGAACCGGCTACGACACCCTTTCTGGTGGTGACGGAATCGATGTCCTCTCAGGTGGCGACCAGGCGGACCGCCTCTACGGTGGTAATGACACCGACTACCTGCTTGGCGGAAACGGCAATGATTCCCTGTACGGCGAAGCTGGCAACGACTATCTGTTCGGGGAAGCCGGAAACGACAACTTGTACGGAGGAAGCGGAGTAGACTACTTCAACGGCGGCAACGGTTTTGACCGTGCCCGTGACTGGTTTTGGGGTGAAAGCTTCAACACGACCACCGAATGGCAATTCTAA
- a CDS encoding YdeI/OmpD-associated family protein, whose protein sequence is MPQPDPASIKTFASPKDLGRWLKVHHATESELWVKIFKKKSGIPSVTWDDVVIEMLCWGWIDGVKKSIDDQAYLQRVTPRKTRSNWSKRNREHAERLIREGRMMESGLVHVRAAQADGRWENAYAASEMKVPADFLAALQSNPQAKQFFETLNKSSRYVIAYGLTSAKRSETRQKRFEKFMDMLASEEKPDVGFNKSKKA, encoded by the coding sequence ATGCCTCAACCCGATCCAGCGAGTATCAAGACCTTTGCATCGCCGAAAGATCTCGGCCGGTGGCTCAAGGTGCATCACGCCACCGAAAGTGAATTGTGGGTGAAGATATTCAAGAAGAAGTCTGGGATTCCGAGCGTGACTTGGGACGATGTCGTGATTGAGATGCTGTGCTGGGGCTGGATCGACGGCGTCAAGAAGTCAATCGATGACCAAGCCTATCTCCAGCGGGTCACTCCCAGAAAAACGCGCAGCAACTGGTCAAAAAGGAATAGAGAGCATGCGGAGCGTTTGATCAGAGAGGGCCGGATGATGGAGTCAGGACTCGTGCATGTTCGTGCCGCCCAAGCGGACGGCCGGTGGGAGAACGCCTATGCGGCCAGTGAAATGAAAGTGCCAGCGGATTTCCTAGCAGCACTGCAGAGCAATCCGCAGGCGAAGCAGTTTTTTGAAACGCTCAATAAATCGAGCCGTTATGTCATCGCGTACGGATTGACAAGTGCGAAGAGATCCGAAACCAGACAGAAGCGATTTGAAAAATTCATGGACATGCTAGCCAGCGAAGAAAAGCCGGACGTGGGCTTCAACAAGTCGAAAAAGGCATGA
- a CDS encoding spermine/spermidine synthase domain-containing protein, whose translation MIIGHLKKFARAAVSPGSLFKGACLLVGGISGVFLWAWQAQFAALMGNTPAVSLAVLLAAAITIAIGFRLKTGPAQDTKLLTVAGTLLFATATWAWAFPYLIQRIGWAAHRWGTSLIDSPTAAFTFTFCAALVALGIPCLALAKSWSILAESAGSDAAFVKQAGQLQFVGYSRVPLAWQVGGFGCGLLVAGCGLAPWLGIQTTAMTAAVFAGVAGLYCLWQSVHPVEFNSEATTEHDADVAPTFLTLNLVRVATWIALAVFGLITANWLRMTGQLFLISAEMLCIAWGGIALGLASGVGLGIWHSRRQAGQSRIGVHACFLFAAWAVCLTAAFPLLVKGSLWMNAYQSSRFWLTAGRGGILWLFCLPAGLTWGLAIAAPALTRSTRTALLMKRFALIPAALGFCCYRWLDLPALGPAVLATCTAGLLWLAAGIAAVSAGSVFAGWWRRGIMLTSLAVIAISPVWRTSYDPALAARTLFSTEIFMAYRSKFAIDELSQFDDARLHKLVEGKQGTYTLWKRRGSQWQIRENGLSSTVLPGNTELHPQFSAEVLPGIVPFLMHEHPETALFLGMGGSGALSSSLHFPLTEIVCVEADGAYLDLMQNEILPTTNENPLDDDRVSVRQADPALLAVAGRKLYDVIVSEPGYSSRPHNSAYFTAEFYQNFANQLTADGIFAQRFRYIDYGAEPLRVAAKTLSQAFAHVMFLQTAAGEMLLLGSNSEAGLVRPGLLARVDRPHVQAALAGCGWDWSIVLNLSTHSQEQLTEFVSETPTVANTISGGHFHCTLPREVIRWANKMQEVGIALMPRTGRLLDQMGDDAGDPDVLEHLAEVTGKQKLIRDYPDQYWAYRSSVREQVTAGASGRSVIQQVKHQLAGHDFHPRDQRRMRYFAALGQAQKTKSPSDIRQLENFAFPYDPMITYFLHGEAAELYSRAGEQRVPANELRHRLYSTYYSVAGDRSVRTIVDALNLLIEHPEAAPDPLTRWDYINGLLQVLQTRWYDRGSVQPKSFTVMISDVSETLLTADRSLKAMRTITTDAGLDPAVWAERERVLKRTLVKPLRDYRAALKPEYEKAKATGQLIRDRVEGGAGE comes from the coding sequence ATGATCATCGGTCATCTTAAGAAGTTCGCTCGCGCCGCCGTCTCGCCGGGTTCGCTCTTTAAAGGAGCGTGTCTCCTCGTCGGTGGTATTTCCGGGGTCTTTCTTTGGGCTTGGCAAGCACAGTTTGCCGCACTCATGGGAAATACGCCCGCCGTCTCCTTGGCCGTGCTGTTGGCCGCCGCAATCACGATTGCGATTGGGTTTCGTCTCAAAACGGGACCGGCGCAGGACACGAAACTATTAACCGTGGCCGGGACCTTGTTGTTCGCCACGGCGACTTGGGCGTGGGCTTTTCCCTATCTCATCCAGCGGATTGGTTGGGCGGCGCATCGTTGGGGAACGTCATTGATTGATTCTCCCACAGCGGCATTTACCTTCACATTTTGTGCGGCGCTGGTCGCTTTAGGAATTCCCTGTCTGGCCTTGGCCAAGTCTTGGTCGATTCTGGCCGAATCGGCCGGCAGTGATGCGGCGTTTGTTAAGCAGGCGGGCCAATTGCAATTTGTCGGTTACAGCCGGGTGCCGTTGGCGTGGCAAGTTGGCGGGTTCGGGTGTGGATTGCTGGTGGCAGGCTGCGGATTGGCACCTTGGCTGGGAATTCAAACCACCGCCATGACAGCTGCCGTGTTTGCGGGCGTGGCCGGGCTATACTGTCTGTGGCAATCGGTGCATCCGGTCGAATTCAATAGCGAAGCGACCACGGAACATGACGCCGATGTCGCTCCCACGTTTCTGACACTCAACCTAGTCCGCGTCGCCACCTGGATTGCGCTGGCAGTGTTTGGATTGATTACGGCAAACTGGCTGCGGATGACGGGGCAGTTGTTTTTGATCTCCGCTGAAATGCTCTGCATTGCCTGGGGCGGAATTGCCCTAGGATTGGCCTCGGGAGTCGGGCTTGGCATCTGGCACAGCCGTCGACAGGCTGGTCAAAGCCGCATTGGCGTGCATGCTTGTTTTCTGTTTGCTGCCTGGGCTGTCTGTTTGACGGCGGCGTTTCCGCTGTTGGTCAAAGGGTCCTTGTGGATGAACGCCTATCAATCGTCGCGGTTTTGGTTAACGGCCGGTCGCGGCGGGATACTCTGGCTGTTCTGTCTTCCGGCGGGGCTGACCTGGGGTTTGGCCATCGCCGCCCCTGCCCTAACCCGCAGCACACGGACGGCTTTGTTGATGAAACGTTTCGCATTGATTCCCGCTGCACTGGGATTTTGTTGTTACCGCTGGCTGGATCTCCCGGCGTTGGGTCCGGCGGTTTTGGCGACTTGCACGGCTGGATTGCTCTGGCTGGCGGCTGGAATCGCTGCTGTTTCAGCGGGAAGTGTTTTCGCCGGTTGGTGGCGACGCGGCATCATGCTGACCAGTCTGGCGGTCATTGCGATTAGCCCGGTCTGGCGGACGTCTTACGATCCCGCTCTTGCGGCGCGGACGTTGTTCTCCACCGAAATCTTTATGGCCTACCGCAGCAAATTCGCAATCGACGAGTTGAGCCAATTCGACGACGCGCGGCTTCATAAACTTGTGGAAGGGAAACAAGGGACCTATACGCTGTGGAAACGGCGGGGATCGCAATGGCAAATTCGCGAAAACGGTTTGTCCAGTACGGTCCTGCCCGGCAATACGGAATTGCACCCGCAATTTTCAGCAGAAGTTCTGCCGGGCATCGTGCCGTTTTTGATGCACGAACATCCCGAGACGGCACTCTTTTTGGGAATGGGGGGCAGCGGAGCGCTTTCGAGTAGCCTGCACTTTCCCTTGACGGAAATCGTCTGCGTCGAAGCGGATGGGGCCTACTTGGATCTGATGCAAAATGAGATCCTACCGACAACCAACGAAAACCCGTTGGACGATGACCGTGTCTCCGTGCGGCAGGCCGACCCCGCTTTGCTCGCGGTTGCCGGTCGCAAGTTGTATGACGTGATTGTTTCTGAACCGGGATACAGTTCCCGGCCGCACAACTCTGCTTATTTCACCGCTGAGTTTTATCAAAATTTCGCCAATCAATTGACGGCGGACGGCATCTTTGCCCAACGTTTTCGCTACATCGATTACGGCGCTGAACCGTTGCGTGTCGCTGCCAAAACGCTTTCGCAGGCGTTTGCGCATGTGATGTTTCTGCAAACGGCTGCGGGAGAAATGTTGCTGTTGGGCAGCAACTCCGAGGCGGGTTTAGTGCGTCCCGGTCTGCTGGCGCGTGTGGATCGGCCCCATGTGCAAGCGGCATTGGCAGGCTGTGGTTGGGACTGGTCGATCGTGTTGAATCTTTCGACGCATAGCCAAGAACAATTGACGGAATTCGTGTCCGAGACCCCGACCGTGGCCAATACCATTTCAGGCGGCCATTTCCACTGCACCCTGCCCCGTGAAGTGATCCGTTGGGCGAATAAAATGCAGGAAGTCGGCATTGCTTTGATGCCCCGCACGGGACGGTTGCTGGATCAAATGGGTGATGATGCCGGCGATCCCGATGTGTTGGAGCATCTAGCGGAAGTGACCGGCAAGCAAAAGCTGATTCGCGATTATCCTGACCAGTACTGGGCCTATCGCTCCTCGGTCCGCGAACAGGTCACCGCCGGAGCGTCCGGGCGGTCGGTGATTCAACAAGTGAAACATCAATTGGCGGGGCACGACTTTCATCCCCGCGACCAGCGCCGCATGCGTTATTTTGCAGCGCTAGGCCAAGCTCAAAAAACCAAATCGCCGTCTGATATTCGGCAGTTGGAAAACTTTGCCTTTCCGTATGATCCGATGATCACGTACTTCTTGCATGGCGAAGCGGCTGAATTGTACTCCCGCGCCGGCGAGCAACGTGTCCCGGCGAATGAACTGCGGCACCGGTTGTATTCCACGTATTACAGCGTTGCAGGCGATCGTTCGGTCCGCACCATTGTGGATGCCTTGAATCTGTTGATCGAACATCCCGAAGCTGCGCCGGATCCACTGACGCGTTGGGATTACATTAACGGATTGCTGCAGGTCTTGCAGACGCGTTGGTATGATCGCGGTTCTGTGCAACCGAAATCATTCACGGTGATGATCAGCGACGTTTCCGAAACACTCCTGACCGCCGACCGCTCCTTGAAGGCGATGCGGACCATAACGACCGACGCCGGTCTCGACCCCGCGGTCTGGGCTGAGCGCGAACGGGTGCTCAAACGGACGCTGGTTAAACCGCTACGCGATTATCGAGCGGCGCTGAAACCGGAATACGAGAAGGCGAAAGCGACCGGGCAATTGATTCGTGACCGTGTGGAAGGCGGCGCGGGGGAATGA
- a CDS encoding ankyrin repeat domain-containing protein, whose translation MHEMSETIQQLVTFAKQLEPARGYFGPETLVDLLEQDSYALNSFRSLFDGVTAEQLDHLEDQEEYGWIIAGAADELDLLPDDPRLFKTDSELAGIPAGELLGELCSACIVNDVNAVEYLANRIDVNQLDHNKQLALGYAVGNNNVEYVKTLLANGADPNSIQNWGNTTMHDCASTVSSKQIWQLLIQHGGNPDLQNDEGKTAIDLLRETGRSDWMA comes from the coding sequence ATGCATGAAATGTCTGAAACGATTCAACAACTCGTAACGTTTGCAAAACAGCTTGAACCCGCCCGTGGTTACTTCGGCCCGGAGACGCTGGTTGATCTTCTCGAACAGGATTCATACGCTTTGAACTCATTTCGTTCACTATTTGATGGTGTTACCGCGGAGCAACTCGACCATCTTGAGGACCAGGAAGAATATGGCTGGATTATCGCGGGTGCAGCAGACGAACTTGATCTACTGCCAGACGATCCTCGGCTGTTCAAAACTGACAGTGAACTTGCCGGGATACCAGCGGGTGAATTGCTTGGCGAACTCTGCTCTGCATGCATCGTCAATGACGTAAACGCTGTCGAGTATCTGGCAAATCGTATTGATGTAAACCAATTGGATCACAACAAACAACTCGCACTTGGCTACGCTGTCGGCAACAATAATGTCGAATACGTAAAAACATTACTGGCGAACGGCGCCGACCCTAATTCCATACAGAACTGGGGAAACACAACGATGCACGATTGCGCGTCGACGGTCTCGTCCAAGCAAATCTGGCAATTACTCATCCAACATGGGGGAAATCCAGATTTGCAAAACGACGAAGGTAAAACTGCCATTGACCTCTTGCGGGAAACCGGTCGATCGGACTGGATGGCATGA
- a CDS encoding calcium-binding protein, with product MRLSRNQTKRKLSKKQTKTSLGFENLEDRRLMAGSIDLEGGVVTIEGTATNDTVVVENYEFNSNYIKVTLQHNESTHVQYFRASDVTNVMFKGGQGNDYFRNDTSIRSTAYGEGGHDRLIGGSNTDVLHGGTGYNTLYGRGGNDSLRVSYYSNSTNRIYGGSGNDTIWGGAGNDRLYGEAGIDVIHGFGGNDRIDGGADKDYLYGYEGSDSLYGGGGQDFMYGHGGNDMIDGGNGDDYLFGSYGNDVLKGGNGNDRLEGQSGNDMLSGGAGGDRLYGQDGDDILDGGSGNDALRGGKGSDFLSGSSGNDYLDGGDGSYDIIYGGSGSDTFVRHTHRSYWFNDNDKFMDFSKGDGDRTKTIYYW from the coding sequence ATGAGATTATCAAGGAACCAGACCAAACGTAAATTGTCGAAAAAGCAAACCAAGACCAGCTTGGGCTTTGAAAACCTGGAAGACCGCCGCTTGATGGCCGGATCGATCGATCTTGAAGGGGGTGTCGTGACCATCGAAGGCACGGCCACAAATGACACGGTGGTCGTCGAAAATTACGAGTTCAACAGCAATTACATCAAGGTCACGTTGCAGCACAACGAGAGTACGCACGTTCAATATTTTCGTGCCTCCGACGTCACTAACGTGATGTTCAAGGGTGGTCAAGGAAATGACTACTTCCGCAATGACACGTCCATCAGATCGACTGCGTATGGTGAAGGTGGGCACGACAGGTTGATTGGCGGGTCCAACACCGACGTTCTCCACGGCGGTACCGGTTACAATACACTCTACGGTCGTGGAGGGAACGACTCTCTGAGGGTCTCATACTACAGCAATTCCACCAACAGGATCTATGGAGGTAGCGGCAACGATACTATCTGGGGCGGAGCAGGTAATGACAGACTCTATGGCGAAGCGGGAATTGACGTGATCCATGGATTTGGTGGCAACGACCGAATCGATGGAGGAGCAGATAAGGACTATCTCTATGGCTATGAAGGAAGTGATAGCCTCTACGGAGGAGGTGGCCAGGACTTTATGTACGGCCACGGTGGAAATGACATGATCGACGGCGGAAACGGCGACGACTATCTGTTCGGGAGTTATGGCAACGACGTTCTCAAAGGAGGGAATGGCAACGACCGATTAGAAGGCCAGTCGGGGAATGACATGCTCAGTGGCGGTGCAGGCGGTGACAGGTTGTACGGCCAGGATGGGGATGACATCCTCGATGGTGGTTCCGGCAATGATGCCTTGCGGGGCGGCAAAGGGAGTGACTTTCTCAGCGGCAGTTCCGGCAACGATTATTTAGATGGCGGGGACGGCAGCTATGACATCATTTACGGAGGTTCCGGTAGCGACACCTTCGTGCGACACACCCATAGAAGTTACTGGTTTAACGACAACGATAAGTTCATGGACTTTAGCAAAGGTGACGGGGATCGCACGAAGACCATTTATTACTGGTAG